One region of Megalopta genalis isolate 19385.01 chromosome 15, iyMegGena1_principal, whole genome shotgun sequence genomic DNA includes:
- the Osi20 gene encoding DUF1676 domain-containing protein Osi20, translating into MRTFLPVAIILIAGSTLASQDFLSKSLNECIAADSWTSCLKHEVLGYLDEKLGTSTEARSLDTIDEAIVARTFKYLKSFDYGIDIPFVDASLKYRPSRSLADLDLEFKGNEVATSQARGILKKKLLLPILLLLKLKMKALMPILVAIVGIKAMKALVLSKLAILLVVGFIAVQFFKKGGMMMPMGMSMDPAPQYGAPILGTTTSSYDPAASWDGNGPYSRVWTPTNGADAQNLAYSYYAPGSSSGSYSSSASSSSSSSGNSASSSNY; encoded by the exons ATGAGGACGTTCCTACCGGTAGCAATCATCCTGATCGCGGGGAGCACCCTGGCCAGCCAGGACTTCCTCTCCAAGTCCCTGAACGAGTGCATCGCCGCAGACTCGTGGACCTCGTGTCTGAAACACGAAGTGCTTGGATATCTCGACGAGAAGCTTGGAACTAGTACCGAGGCGAGATCTTTGGATACCATCGACGAGGCCATCGTCGCGAGGACCTTCAAGTACCTAAAGAGCTTCGATTATGGCATCGACATACCCTTCGTGGACGCTAGTCTGAAGTACAGACCTAGCAGGAGCTTGGCAGATCTCGATCTCGAGTTCAAAGGGAACGAGGTTGCCACCAGCCAGGCCAGAGGTATCCTGAAGAAGAAGCTGCTCCTCCCTATTCTTCTGCTGCTCAAGCTCAAGATGAAGGCTCTGATGCCCATACTCGTTGCCATCGTCGGCATCAAGGCCATGAAGGCACTCGTGCTGTCCAAGCTCGCGATTCTTCTCGTGGTCGGGTTCATCGCCGTGCAGTTCTTCAAGAAGGGCGGGATGATGATGCCGATGG GAATGTCGATGGACCCGGCGCCGCAGTACGGAGCTCCAATATTAGGCACGACGACGTCGAGCTACGACCCGGCGGCCTCGTGGGACGGAAATGGGCCTTACTCCCGCGTGTGGACGCCGACGAACGGCGCGGATGCCCAGAACCTAGCGTACTCTTACTATGCACCTGGCAGCAGCTCCGGCTCGTACAGCTCTTCGGCTTCGTCGTCCTCCTCGTCGTCCGGCAACTCGGCCAGCTCCTCGAATTATTAA
- the Osi19 gene encoding DUF1676 domain-containing protein Osi19, with product MKLFVLCAVFALAAAQPAKNDLWKGSSMDQMVDQTKIECAQKNDEVSCMKFKVLNMLDQVFRKDSFKVSETVEVTRNSYPVEEVSGRSEGSFMDSVQSYLSSHDVTFKLPMDSSVKVSARNIDDDHLSFDVKFGQGRAVEEARKSKLKKVVIPILVFVLLKAMTLIPLAIGVLGLKAWNALQLSFFSFIVSVGMAIFQLCKKIAADGHGAALSAHGPWEYQAQYRSFQDEQPTSQYAHELAYSAHAQS from the exons ATGAAGCTCTTCGTTTTGTGCGCCGTGTTCGCCCTGGCAGCCGCCCAGCCGGCCAAGAACGATCTCTGGAAAGGCAGCAGCATGGACCAGATGGTCGACCAGACCAAGATCGAATGCGCCCAGAAGAACGACGAGGTCTCCTGCATGAAGTTCAAGGTCCTCAACATGCTCGACCAGGTGTTCCGCAAAGACAGCTTCAAG GTTTCCGAGACCGTGGAAGTGACTCGCAACTCGTACCCCGTGGAAGAAGTGTCCGGCCGCAGCGAGGGCTCCTTCATGGACAGCGTTCAGAGCTACCTGTCCTCCCACGACGTGACCTTCAAGCTGCCCATGGACTCCTCGGTGAAGGTTAGCGCCAGGAACATCGACGACGACCACCTGAGCTTCGACGTGAAATTCGGCCAAGGCCGCGCCGTCGAAGAGGCTCGCAAGTCCAAACTGAAGAAGGTGGTGATCCCGATCCTGGTGTTCGTCCTGCTCAAGGCCATGACCCTCATCCCTCTCGCGATCGGTGTCCTCGGTCTGAAGGCCTGGAACGCCCTCCAACTGTCGTTCTTCAGTTTCATCGTCTCCGTCGGAATGGCGATCTTCCAGCTGTGCAAGAAAATCGCGGCCGATGGCCATGGCGCCGCGCTCTCGGCCCACGGGCCCTGGGAATACCAGGCCCAGTACAGATCCTTCCAGGACGAGCAGCCGACGTCGCAGTACGCGCACGAACTCGCGTATTCCGCTCACGCGCAGTCGTAA